The Candidatus Methylacidiphilales bacterium genomic interval TGTTCACACTCTTCTTCACCGACAAAGATGTGATCGATCTTGAGACTGCATTAACATCCAACCGCCAACAATACGCTGACTGTTTCCACAAACTCCTCGCAAAAGGAATCTACTGGCCTCCATCTCAGTTCGAGACAGCATTCATCAGCGCAGCACACAGCTTTGAGGATATTGATAGAACTCTAGACGCTCTTGACAGCATCCTTCAGCCGTCCTGAGCGGCTTTGCTGGCAGATGTATGGCTTCAAATACGGAGCAGTAGGAGAAAAACGACAATCTATCAATTCTTCCGGTGTGCCTTCAAAAACTACGCGCCCGCCCTTTTCACCCGGCCCCGGCCCTAGCTCGATTAACCAATCCGCCTCGGCAATTAAATCTAAATGATGCTCGATCACCCACACACTGTGACCTTGATCAACAAGACGATGCAACAACAGGATCAGCCTCCGCACATCCTCGCCATGTAAGCCAATAGTCGGCTCCTCGAGAAGATAGACGTGATGCGGTCTCTCTTTTGCAATTTTTCGCATCTCTTCTTTTTGAGCGATCCGGAGCGATTCAGCTAGTTCAGCGACTAACCTCAAACGTTGCGCTTCTCCACCTGATAGCGTATTGCTGGGTTGCCCCAGCGCAATGTAATCCAGACCGATTTCTACCATCAGATTAAGCGTCAAACGAAGATCCGGAATGCCAACAAAAAACTCAGAAGCCTCTTGAGCGCTCATTTCTAAAACGTCAGCTACAGTCTTGCCTTTGTAGTAAATCGACAAGGTCTCTGAGTTGTATCGTTTCCCTCGGCAACTCTCGCATGGCAGATAAAATGTGGGCAAAAACTGCATCTCGACTTTGACCTGACCTTGTCCCGCGCAATGTTCACATCGCCCGCCGGCAGTATTGTAAGAAAAACGTGACGCTCCATAGCCACGTTCACGCGCGGCTGGAGTTGAAGCAAACAACTCACGGATGGCATCTAAAAGGCCAAGATAGGTAGCTGGAGTCGAGCGTGAGGTTCTTCCAAGTGGTGACTGGTCTACTTCGACGACTCGTGTGATAGGAAGAGAGCTTTCAAGCTTGCCCAAAAAGGGATCTGGCTTACGACCGGCTTTATATATGGATTCGAGCAGCGGCTTCAATACATCCAGCAACAAAGTGCTTTTCCCAGAGCCGCTCACACCGCAGAGCACAACGAGACGCTGCAAAGGAAGAGAGACGCTGAAATCGTGTAGGTTGTGCTTATGGACATGGGATAAATTCAGCCAGTGAGACTTTTTGTTTACTTCTCTTCTTTTACCCAAAAGTGGATGAGATAAAGGCTGCGCGAGATGTCTTCCTGTGGCAGATTCAGACACTTTTGCGACTACATCCCATGTGCCATCAGCGACGATCGATCCACCCTGTTTTCCAGCTCCTGGGCCGAGATCTAAGATGCGATCAGCCGATTTCATCACTTCCTCGTCGTGTTCTACGACGACGAGCGTATTTCCCCGATCGCGCAAATTCAGCAACGTCGCAATCAATCGCTCATTGTCACGAGCATGCAATCCAATCGTAGGCTCATCGAGGACGTATAATACGCCTTGCAAATTTGATCCTAACTGTGCTGCCAGGGTGATCCGTTGAGCTTCACCTCCTGAGAGGGCGTAAATTGGACGATCAAGGGTGAGATAGTCTAATCCTA includes:
- a CDS encoding excinuclease ABC subunit A → PLTELQAYLQTISLKGRDARIAADLLKEIHQRLNFLCEVGLDYLTLDRPIYALSGGEAQRITLAAQLGSNLQGVLYVLDEPTIGLHARDNERLIATLLNLRDRGNTLVVVEHDEEVMKSADRILDLGPGAGKQGGSIVADGTWDVVAKVSESATGRHLAQPLSHPLLGKRREVNKKSHWLNLSHVHKHNLHDFSVSLPLQRLVVLCGVSGSGKSTLLLDVLKPLLESIYKAGRKPDPFLGKLESSLPITRVVEVDQSPLGRTSRSTPATYLGLLDAIRELFASTPAARERGYGASRFSYNTAGGRCEHCAGQGQVKVEMQFLPTFYLPCESCRGKRYNSETLSIYYKGKTVADVLEMSAQEASEFFVGIPDLRLTLNLMVEIGLDYIALGQPSNTLSGGEAQRLRLVAELAESLRIAQKEEMRKIAKERPHHVYLLEEPTIGLHGEDVRRLILLLHRLVDQGHSVWVIEHHLDLIAEADWLIELGPGPGEKGGRVVFEGTPEELIDCRFSPTAPYLKPYICQQSRSGRLKDAVKSV